A window from Ignavibacteriota bacterium encodes these proteins:
- a CDS encoding zinc ABC transporter substrate-binding protein has translation MQKLRIAIFLILLIFTINCSEKKSQLPEEIKVAVTLPPFADFVKNIVADRAEIITLVPPGTNAHSYEPTPGDIKNLLNSNIYFRVGKSFKLEEIIFSKVKIDTSITQTFDCSDGIEIINNDPHYWLSPKLVKSITGTMLKVLVEKYPQHKNFFTNNTNRFLHKLDSIDTNISAMLTNKKERSFLVYHPAWTYLAQHYNLQQFAVEHDGKSPKADELKEFIDLAVEKNANTIFFDPHFDNASVTTIANSLNIKIESLDPLPVNYLENLSQIGKKFEMSLK, from the coding sequence ATGCAAAAATTAAGAATAGCTATTTTTTTAATTCTATTAATATTTACAATAAATTGTTCTGAAAAGAAATCACAATTGCCGGAAGAAATTAAAGTTGCCGTTACACTTCCGCCGTTTGCAGATTTCGTAAAAAATATTGTTGCAGATCGTGCTGAAATAATTACTCTTGTTCCGCCGGGAACAAATGCACATTCGTATGAACCAACTCCAGGAGATATAAAAAATCTTCTGAATTCAAATATTTATTTCAGAGTGGGAAAGTCTTTCAAGTTAGAAGAAATAATTTTCAGCAAAGTTAAAATTGATACTTCAATTACTCAAACATTTGATTGTAGTGATGGAATTGAAATTATAAATAACGATCCGCATTATTGGCTTTCCCCAAAATTAGTCAAATCAATTACTGGGACAATGTTAAAAGTTTTGGTTGAAAAATATCCACAGCATAAAAATTTCTTTACAAATAATACAAATAGATTTTTACATAAATTAGATTCAATTGATACAAATATTTCTGCAATGCTTACGAATAAAAAAGAAAGATCATTTTTGGTTTATCATCCGGCGTGGACGTATTTAGCACAACATTATAATCTTCAGCAATTTGCAGTTGAGCATGATGGTAAATCACCAAAAGCTGATGAACTAAAGGAATTTATTGATCTTGCAGTTGAAAAAAATGCAAATACAATTTTCTTCGATCCGCATTTTGATAATGCTTCTGTAACTACAATTGCAAATTCCTTAAATATTAAAATTGAATCTCTTGATCCGCTTCCGGTAAATTATTTAGAAAATTTATCTCAAATCGGTAAAAAATTTGAAATGAGTTTAAAATGA
- a CDS encoding ABC transporter ATP-binding protein, producing the protein MSLAIELQNVTAGYKQNLSIIVDVNLQVEVKEFLGIIGPNGGGKTTLLKVILGLINPAKGKVLVDGKLNNSDYQIGYVPQYSNFDKTYPISVKDVVSMGVKKNDNFQLVESALTKVNLLNKINVQIGHLSGGEQQRVLIARALATNPKILLLDEPTASIDTQTGNNIYELLTELNKEKTIILVSHDIGAISRAVKKIACMNKKLVYHNSKEVTKEMLEETYQCPVDLIAHGVPHRVFDHHH; encoded by the coding sequence ATGAGTTTAGCAATTGAATTACAAAACGTAACAGCCGGTTACAAGCAAAATTTATCAATAATTGTTGATGTAAATTTACAAGTAGAAGTAAAAGAATTCCTCGGAATTATTGGTCCAAACGGCGGTGGGAAAACAACTCTTTTAAAAGTTATACTTGGATTGATCAATCCCGCAAAGGGCAAAGTGTTGGTTGATGGAAAATTAAATAATTCGGATTACCAAATTGGTTACGTTCCGCAATATTCAAATTTTGATAAAACTTATCCAATTTCAGTAAAAGATGTTGTTTCAATGGGTGTTAAGAAAAATGATAATTTTCAACTTGTTGAATCTGCGTTAACAAAAGTAAATTTGCTGAATAAAATAAATGTTCAAATCGGACATCTTTCCGGCGGCGAACAGCAGCGTGTTTTAATTGCACGTGCACTTGCAACAAATCCAAAAATACTTTTACTTGATGAACCAACCGCAAGCATTGATACACAAACCGGAAATAATATTTACGAATTACTGACAGAACTTAATAAGGAAAAAACTATAATTTTAGTTTCTCATGATATTGGAGCAATTTCCCGCGCAGTAAAAAAAATTGCATGTATGAATAAAAAATTGGTTTATCATAATTCTAAAGAAGTTACAAAAGAAATGCTGGAAGAAACTTATCAATGTCCTGTTGATTTAATTGCGCACGGAGTTCCGCATAGAGTTTTTGATCATCACCATTAA
- a CDS encoding metal ABC transporter permease — protein sequence MFEIFQYEFMQNAILASVLASIACGIIGTYIVIKRLVFLSGGISHSAYGGIGLGYLLSFNPIYGAVFSSLLGAIFVSVMRKNKLENEDTLIGIIWAFGMALGVLFIGLAPGYAPDLMSYLFGNILTVSTSELILMGIADLIIMIFVSIFFKQFQSITFDEEYSKTIGLNVDFYYLLLFVLIALTLVLLIKLVGIILVVALLTIPAAISKMIAKSLKSMMILSIIFGLVFTIFGLLISYYLNLPSGSAIIILSVTGYFIVFIANKFLNN from the coding sequence ATGTTTGAAATTTTTCAATATGAATTTATGCAAAATGCAATACTGGCAAGCGTTTTAGCAAGTATCGCATGCGGAATTATAGGAACATATATTGTAATAAAAAGATTAGTTTTTTTAAGCGGAGGAATCTCTCATTCTGCTTACGGAGGAATTGGTTTAGGTTATTTATTATCGTTCAATCCAATTTATGGTGCAGTTTTTTCATCATTGCTTGGAGCTATTTTTGTTTCTGTTATGAGAAAAAATAAATTGGAAAATGAAGATACATTAATCGGAATTATTTGGGCTTTCGGAATGGCGCTTGGTGTTTTATTTATTGGACTTGCGCCCGGTTATGCTCCGGATTTGATGAGTTATTTATTTGGCAATATTTTAACAGTTTCTACAAGTGAATTAATTCTTATGGGAATTGCTGATTTAATAATTATGATTTTTGTTTCAATTTTCTTTAAGCAATTTCAGTCCATAACTTTTGATGAAGAATATTCAAAAACAATTGGGCTAAATGTTGATTTCTATTATTTGCTTTTATTCGTTTTAATTGCATTAACTTTAGTTTTGCTTATTAAATTAGTAGGAATAATTTTAGTAGTTGCACTTTTAACAATTCCCGCCGCAATAAGTAAAATGATTGCAAAATCTCTAAAATCCATGATGATTTTATCAATAATATTCGGCTTAGTTTTTACAATTTTTGGTTTATTGATATCCTATTATTTAAATTTACCTTCGGGCTCGGCAATAATAATTTTGTCGGTAACCGGATATTTTATTGTTTTTATAGCTAATAAATTTTTGAATAATTAG
- a CDS encoding PAS domain S-box protein produces MNTENLAKYINSSKIEVSDLKTQIDDLQHQIKEQNKIIKLYGDILNSSSISTLITDESGKIIWVNNAFLETTGYSYNEVINKNPRILKSGEHNSKYYKKMWSTISAGNVWKGEIINKKKDGSIYHEKSVITPILNDNNKITNYVATKYDITNHKKIDFALHESYIKYEELAYIFNQSPAIGFLWSANEVRSVEFVTENIKQFGYTPSEFYAHNLTFSDIIFPDDKEKVNNEIKEKIKIGNERIKQHFRILTKSGEIRWVDSFSYVRLEDQNSVTHLQGVILDVTEKKLAEEESKLQLEQLMQADKMIALGTLVSGVAHEINNPNNFVLLNIPLIDKIWSNTLPILEKFYEDNGDFNLGDNLTFSKVKNSMPLLLSGIHDGSHRIKSIVEDLKSFVRKDISKYDQDVEINDVIKIASSLTANLISKSTDSFKINFADEPIYVKGSKQKLEQVIINLIENSCQSLTNRKQSVTIFVKKDLKYAIINIEDEGKGIEPALVTKITDPFYTTKRNSGGTGLGLSITSKIIVQHNGSLEFISEPNKGTNAIVKIPLIENKI; encoded by the coding sequence GTGAATACAGAAAATTTAGCAAAATATATAAATTCTTCAAAAATAGAAGTTAGTGATTTAAAAACTCAAATAGATGATCTTCAGCATCAAATTAAAGAGCAAAATAAAATCATTAAACTTTACGGCGATATTTTAAATTCTTCATCAATTTCTACATTAATTACGGATGAATCCGGAAAAATAATTTGGGTAAACAATGCATTTTTGGAAACCACCGGATATTCCTACAATGAAGTAATAAATAAAAATCCAAGAATTTTGAAATCCGGCGAACATAATTCCAAATATTATAAAAAAATGTGGTCAACTATTTCAGCGGGAAATGTTTGGAAAGGTGAAATTATAAACAAGAAAAAAGACGGAAGTATTTATCATGAAAAATCTGTAATTACTCCAATCTTAAACGATAACAATAAAATTACAAACTATGTTGCAACAAAGTATGATATTACAAATCATAAAAAAATTGATTTTGCGCTTCACGAATCCTACATAAAATATGAAGAATTAGCGTATATTTTTAATCAAAGTCCAGCAATAGGATTTTTATGGTCAGCAAACGAAGTACGTTCCGTTGAATTTGTTACTGAAAATATTAAACAATTTGGATATACGCCATCGGAGTTTTACGCTCACAATCTCACATTTTCTGATATAATTTTTCCGGACGATAAAGAAAAAGTAAATAATGAAATTAAAGAGAAAATAAAAATTGGTAATGAACGAATTAAACAGCATTTCCGAATTTTAACAAAATCGGGTGAAATAAGATGGGTTGATTCATTTAGTTATGTTAGATTGGAAGACCAAAATTCCGTAACACATTTGCAAGGTGTAATTTTAGATGTAACAGAAAAAAAACTCGCCGAAGAAGAATCCAAACTTCAGCTTGAGCAATTAATGCAAGCAGATAAAATGATTGCATTAGGAACTTTAGTTTCCGGCGTTGCTCACGAAATTAATAATCCGAATAATTTTGTTTTGTTAAATATTCCGCTAATTGATAAAATTTGGAGCAACACACTTCCCATTTTAGAAAAATTTTATGAAGACAATGGCGATTTTAATTTGGGTGATAATTTAACTTTCTCAAAAGTTAAAAACAGTATGCCGCTATTGCTTTCCGGAATTCATGATGGTTCACATAGAATTAAAAGTATTGTTGAAGATTTAAAAAGTTTTGTGCGTAAGGATATTTCCAAATATGATCAAGATGTTGAAATAAATGATGTAATAAAAATAGCTTCATCACTTACTGCAAATTTAATTTCCAAATCAACGGATTCATTTAAAATTAATTTTGCGGATGAGCCAATTTATGTAAAAGGAAGCAAACAAAAATTAGAACAAGTTATAATAAATCTAATTGAAAACAGTTGTCAATCCTTAACAAATAGAAAACAATCCGTAACAATTTTCGTTAAAAAGGATTTAAAATATGCGATAATAAATATCGAAGATGAAGGGAAAGGAATTGAACCGGCGCTTGTAACAAAAATTACAGATCCGTTTTATACAACCAAAAGAAACAGCGGCGGAACCGGTTTGGGTTTATCAATTACATCAAAAATTATTGTGCAACATAATGGTTCGTTGGAATTTATTTCCGAACCAAATAAAGGAACAAATGCAATTGTGAAAATTCCTTTAATAGAAAATAAAATTTAA
- a CDS encoding sigma-54-dependent Fis family transcriptional regulator — MSDFKNPNKPLLIVDDEVHLLHSFDLTLSEAGMNNSVLFSDSRVVEEFVRNNQISLILLDLTMPYIRGEELLEKIAPDFPEIPIIVVTGDTEIETAIKCMKLGAFDYIVKPVENTKLINVVTNALNLKKLREENNSLKSKLITNTLENPEAFEEIKTNNLKMKSMFNYMEAIAITSEPILITGETGVGKELIAKALHKLSGRTGNFVTTNIAGLDDQMFSDTLFGHKRGAFTNANEDRKGQIEKASGGTIFLDEIGDLSFQSQVKLLRLLQEKEFYPLGSDNPKFTDALIILATNKNLASMVNDGTFRKDLYYRLNVHHITPIPLRERLEDLPILVDHFLESASKSFNKRKPTVPQELYTLLSTYNFPGNIRELKSIVFDAVSRHKSKIMSLNSFKEHISPNSDLILSEIVNNHNSKVTFGEILPTLKEVQNLLIQEALNRTKNNQSIAAKLLGVTRQALNRRVIQDKDSSEIN, encoded by the coding sequence ATGAGCGATTTTAAAAATCCAAATAAACCTTTGTTAATTGTTGATGATGAAGTTCATTTACTCCATTCATTTGATTTAACTTTAAGCGAAGCCGGAATGAATAATTCTGTTTTATTCAGTGATAGCAGAGTTGTTGAGGAATTTGTAAGGAATAATCAAATTTCCTTAATTTTATTGGATTTAACAATGCCTTACATCCGCGGCGAAGAATTGTTGGAAAAAATTGCTCCGGATTTTCCAGAAATTCCAATTATTGTTGTAACCGGAGATACTGAAATTGAAACTGCAATAAAATGTATGAAACTTGGCGCATTTGATTACATTGTAAAACCGGTGGAGAATACAAAACTTATAAACGTAGTTACAAACGCCTTAAATTTAAAAAAACTCAGAGAAGAAAATAATTCTCTTAAAAGTAAGCTAATTACAAACACATTAGAAAATCCCGAAGCATTTGAAGAAATTAAAACCAACAATTTAAAAATGAAATCCATGTTTAATTACATGGAAGCTATTGCAATAACTTCGGAACCAATTTTAATTACCGGCGAAACCGGAGTTGGTAAAGAATTAATTGCCAAAGCTTTGCATAAATTAAGTGGAAGAACCGGAAATTTTGTAACAACAAATATTGCCGGATTGGATGATCAAATGTTTTCCGATACTTTGTTCGGACACAAGCGCGGTGCATTTACTAATGCAAACGAAGATAGAAAAGGTCAAATTGAAAAAGCTTCCGGTGGTACAATTTTTCTTGATGAAATCGGCGATTTAAGTTTCCAATCTCAAGTAAAATTATTACGACTTTTACAAGAAAAAGAATTTTATCCGCTTGGTTCCGATAATCCAAAATTTACTGATGCTTTAATAATTTTAGCTACAAATAAAAATTTAGCATCAATGGTAAATGACGGAACTTTTAGAAAAGATTTATACTACCGTTTAAATGTTCATCATATTACTCCAATTCCGCTAAGAGAAAGATTGGAAGATTTACCAATTTTAGTCGATCATTTTTTGGAATCTGCATCAAAAAGTTTTAATAAACGCAAGCCGACTGTTCCGCAAGAATTATATACTTTACTTTCCACATATAATTTTCCTGGAAATATTAGAGAATTAAAATCTATTGTTTTTGATGCGGTAAGTCGTCACAAATCAAAAATTATGTCACTAAATTCTTTCAAAGAACATATTTCGCCAAATAGCGATTTAATACTTTCCGAAATTGTAAATAATCATAACTCAAAAGTTACATTTGGAGAAATTCTTCCTACATTAAAAGAAGTGCAGAATTTATTAATTCAAGAGGCGCTTAATCGAACCAAAAATAATCAAAGTATTGCTGCAAAACTACTTGGAGTAACAAGACAAGCATTAAATCGGCGTGTAATTCAAGATAAAGATTCTTCCGAAATAAATTAA
- a CDS encoding PD40 domain-containing protein translates to MIQKILVTKFLIILFIACGQNEIIYNSANDILRFEGEFHLRNIKQLTFGGNNAEAYWSFDNNQLIFQSDWDSINSQGCDQIFIMNVDGSKLNSGEKYKLVSTGKGRTTCAYFLKGDKKIIYASTHEADSACPQTPMFVNGKYVWAIYNSYDIYSANVNGTETTKLIGGNGYDAEATVSPDGKYIVFTSTRSGDLELWRYEISTGNLLQLTNLVGYDGGAFFSNDSKKIVWRASRPVGEAEAQYKELLAQNLVEPTALNIFISDIDGKNVEQITELPGANWAPFFHPSDKKVLFSSNHHSQKEGGRLFDIFMIDIDTKEIKQITHSGTFDAFPMFSPDGKKFVFASNRQADGKPTRATNIFVADWIDDPEQIDLDFKTLVK, encoded by the coding sequence ATGATACAAAAAATCTTGGTTACAAAATTTTTAATTATACTTTTTATTGCTTGCGGACAAAATGAAATTATTTATAATTCCGCAAATGATATTTTAAGATTTGAAGGAGAATTTCATTTAAGAAATATTAAACAATTAACTTTTGGCGGAAACAATGCCGAAGCTTATTGGAGTTTTGATAATAATCAATTGATATTTCAAAGTGATTGGGATTCAATAAATTCACAAGGATGTGATCAAATATTTATAATGAATGTGGACGGTTCAAAATTAAATTCCGGTGAAAAATATAAATTGGTTTCAACAGGAAAAGGAAGAACAACTTGTGCATATTTTTTAAAAGGTGATAAAAAAATTATTTATGCTTCAACTCACGAAGCCGATTCTGCTTGTCCGCAAACACCAATGTTTGTAAATGGAAAATATGTTTGGGCAATTTATAATTCATATGATATTTATTCCGCAAATGTTAACGGCACAGAAACAACAAAATTGATTGGCGGAAATGGCTACGATGCCGAAGCCACAGTTTCTCCCGATGGAAAATATATTGTGTTTACATCAACAAGAAGCGGTGATTTGGAGTTATGGCGATATGAAATATCAACTGGAAATTTATTACAATTAACAAATTTAGTTGGATATGATGGCGGTGCTTTTTTTTCAAATGATTCTAAGAAAATTGTCTGGCGCGCAAGTCGACCGGTTGGTGAAGCTGAAGCACAATATAAAGAATTGTTAGCGCAAAATTTAGTTGAACCAACGGCACTAAATATTTTCATTTCGGATATTGACGGAAAAAATGTTGAACAAATTACTGAACTTCCCGGTGCAAATTGGGCACCTTTTTTTCATCCATCCGATAAAAAAGTTTTGTTTTCATCAAATCATCATTCGCAAAAAGAAGGCGGAAGATTATTTGATATTTTTATGATTGATATTGATACAAAAGAAATTAAGCAAATTACACACAGCGGAACTTTTGATGCTTTTCCAATGTTTTCTCCGGATGGGAAAAAATTTGTTTTTGCATCAAACCGACAAGCAGACGGAAAACCAACGCGTGCAACAAATATTTTTGTTGCAGACTGGATTGACGATCCGGAACAAATTGATTTAGATTTTAAAACTTTGGTTAAATAA
- a CDS encoding transcriptional repressor, with amino-acid sequence MENLISILKESGAKLTSPRKIILEKLSKTNRPLTLREIYEECSTIDFASVFRTLKLFSEIGIVEEINFADNKTRFELKNRKHHHHVICSECGEIKELPLCLLTEIEKITDYKITKHSFEFLGICPKCKN; translated from the coding sequence ATGGAAAATTTAATTTCAATTTTAAAAGAAAGCGGTGCAAAACTTACATCTCCCAGAAAAATAATTCTTGAAAAATTAAGCAAAACAAATCGCCCGTTAACTTTAAGGGAAATTTATGAAGAATGCAGTACTATAGATTTTGCAAGTGTTTTTAGAACTCTAAAATTATTTAGTGAAATTGGAATTGTAGAAGAAATAAATTTTGCTGATAATAAAACTCGATTTGAATTAAAAAATAGAAAACATCATCATCACGTAATTTGTTCTGAGTGCGGTGAAATTAAAGAATTGCCGCTTTGTTTACTTACGGAAATTGAAAAAATCACAGATTATAAAATCACAAAACACAGTTTTGAATTTTTAGGAATTTGTCCAAAATGCAAAAATTAA
- a CDS encoding OmpA family protein — MTKIFCQFLFTILFSKIIFAQNNFGTYNPFSNKILLTAGTGITKGETDYPNSDFGYLGKAEFTYFLESRNPFSLGLNFSGGISVVNGNGIKSYAPENFESALISLGLGASLNYALTRNFVPFLSVGIQSLWINTDQYSNPQNPDIKLITNRSTLNFLSEIGFRYVVSEIISLNASVGLNFVNADHVDGLHINKTNNDYFSTFNFGISYAIDLSETNDKDNDGIIDNDDNCPYQAEDFDGYADNDGCPEFDNDSDGLIDSKDSCANEPEDFDGFEDKDGCPDLDNDNDGILDINDKCADSKEDFDGFEDEDGCPDLDNDNDGILDVLDKCPQTPETFNNFEDNDGCPDSLPKVEIIEEPKEEKPKPENEQKVEVPQIGNKSLIPSEFILDGKTTFVNGSPKIKNNAYNYLNQIADQIKSNPSLRWRVEGHMDNSGTPFEVKALSTARANAILDYLVSKGISPNSIEAVGLGDQFPISSNSTAFGREKNRRVVIKRVK, encoded by the coding sequence ATGACTAAAATATTTTGTCAATTTTTATTTACCATTTTGTTCAGCAAAATAATTTTTGCACAAAATAATTTTGGCACATATAATCCTTTTTCAAATAAAATACTTTTAACAGCTGGTACCGGAATTACAAAAGGCGAAACTGATTATCCAAATTCCGATTTTGGATATTTGGGAAAAGCAGAATTTACATATTTTTTGGAATCGCGAAATCCATTTTCCCTAGGTTTAAATTTTTCCGGTGGTATTTCTGTAGTTAACGGAAATGGAATTAAAAGTTACGCTCCAGAAAATTTTGAAAGTGCATTGATTTCATTGGGTTTGGGCGCTTCTTTAAATTATGCATTAACTCGTAATTTTGTTCCGTTCTTATCTGTTGGAATTCAATCATTATGGATTAATACTGATCAATATTCTAATCCGCAAAATCCGGATATTAAGTTAATTACAAATCGTTCAACACTTAATTTCCTTTCTGAAATTGGTTTCAGATATGTTGTTTCGGAAATAATTTCTCTAAATGCAAGCGTTGGTTTAAATTTTGTTAATGCAGATCATGTTGATGGTTTACACATAAACAAAACTAATAACGATTATTTTTCAACATTTAATTTTGGAATTTCATACGCAATTGATTTATCTGAAACAAACGATAAAGACAATGATGGAATAATTGACAATGATGATAATTGTCCTTATCAAGCAGAAGATTTTGATGGTTATGCTGATAATGACGGTTGTCCGGAATTTGATAATGATAGCGATGGATTAATTGATTCAAAAGACAGTTGTGCAAATGAACCGGAAGATTTTGACGGATTCGAGGATAAAGATGGATGTCCGGATTTGGATAATGATAACGACGGAATTTTAGATATAAATGATAAATGTGCGGATAGCAAAGAAGATTTTGATGGTTTTGAAGATGAAGATGGATGCCCGGATTTAGATAATGATAACGATGGAATTTTAGATGTTTTAGATAAATGTCCGCAAACTCCCGAAACATTTAACAATTTTGAAGATAATGACGGTTGTCCCGATTCTCTTCCAAAAGTTGAAATAATTGAAGAGCCCAAAGAAGAAAAACCAAAACCAGAAAATGAACAAAAAGTTGAAGTTCCGCAAATTGGAAATAAATCTCTAATTCCAAGTGAATTTATTCTTGATGGAAAAACAACATTTGTCAACGGTTCCCCTAAAATTAAAAACAATGCATATAATTATTTAAATCAAATTGCGGATCAAATAAAAAGTAACCCAAGTTTAAGGTGGAGAGTGGAAGGTCATATGGATAATTCCGGAACTCCGTTTGAAGTTAAAGCTTTATCCACAGCCCGTGCAAATGCAATTCTTGATTATTTAGTATCAAAAGGAATTTCACCCAACTCAATTGAAGCAGTTGGCTTGGGAGATCAATTCCCTATTTCATCAAATTCAACCGCTTTCGGAAGAGAAAAAAACCGCCGAGTTGTAATTAAAAGAGTTAAATAA
- the lgt gene encoding prolipoprotein diacylglyceryl transferase yields the protein MITWDVSPEIISLGPIQIRWYGVLFASSFLIGFQIMTKIFEKDKKSSKDLNDLLWYVLIGTVAGARLGHCLFYNPEYYLTHPLEIFMTWKGGLASHGAAIGIVSAIYLYSKRKKDQSFLWVMDRVVITVALAGFFIRMGNLMNSEIIGKPTDVPWAFKFVNAYVTDPMTPRHPSQLYEAIAYLLIFLFLSYKYWKSTEKLKDGILYGWFLILVFGARFIIEFYKEAQSPFEETMILNMGQLLSIPLILWGLYLLYFNNKTQLNNLKEKK from the coding sequence ATGATTACTTGGGATGTTAGTCCGGAAATAATTTCTTTGGGACCAATTCAAATAAGATGGTACGGAGTTTTATTTGCTTCATCTTTTCTTATTGGGTTTCAAATAATGACTAAAATTTTTGAAAAAGATAAAAAAAGTTCGAAAGATTTGAATGATTTACTTTGGTATGTATTAATTGGTACTGTTGCCGGTGCACGTTTGGGTCATTGCCTTTTTTACAATCCAGAATATTATTTAACACATCCTTTAGAAATTTTTATGACTTGGAAAGGCGGATTAGCAAGTCATGGTGCAGCAATTGGAATTGTTTCAGCTATTTATTTGTATTCAAAAAGAAAAAAAGATCAATCTTTTCTTTGGGTAATGGATAGAGTTGTTATCACCGTTGCTCTTGCCGGATTTTTTATACGAATGGGAAATTTGATGAACTCCGAAATAATTGGAAAACCAACCGATGTTCCTTGGGCTTTTAAATTTGTTAATGCTTATGTTACCGATCCAATGACACCGCGTCATCCTTCACAACTTTATGAAGCAATTGCTTATTTGCTGATATTTTTATTTTTATCTTACAAATACTGGAAATCCACTGAGAAATTGAAAGACGGAATTTTATACGGATGGTTTTTAATTTTAGTTTTTGGTGCAAGATTTATAATAGAATTTTACAAAGAAGCTCAATCACCTTTTGAAGAAACAATGATTTTAAATATGGGACAACTCTTAAGCATTCCTTTAATTCTTTGGGGATTGTATTTACTGTATTTCAATAATAAAACTCAACTCAATAATCTGAAAGAAAAAAAATGA